A window from Intestinimonas massiliensis (ex Afouda et al. 2020) encodes these proteins:
- a CDS encoding glutamate-5-semialdehyde dehydrogenase — MTILETQGLAARHAERVLAVAGTAQKNRALEAMARALKERESAILAENQKDLAAARESGMKASLLDRLALSPQRIDGIVEGVRQVAALPDPIGCVTRMEKRPNGLVIGKRRVPLGVIGIIYEARPNVTVDAAALCLKSGNAVILRGGKEAFRSNRAFVAVMRDALEAAGLPRDCVALVEDTSRASAQELMGLTGYLDVLIPRGGAGLIRTVVENARVPVIETGVGVCHVYVDEEADLDMGARIIYNAKTSRPSVCNAAECLLVHAQAAEAFLPKAKALLDQKNVELRGCPRTCAILGEGVQPACEADWDTEFGDYILAVKVVEDAGEAIDFINAHGSGHSEAIVTNNYFTAQRFLDQVDAAAVYVNASTRFTDGFEFGLGAEIGISTQKMHARGPMGLEELTSSKYIVYGTGQVRE; from the coding sequence ATGACCATTCTGGAGACCCAGGGCCTGGCGGCCCGGCACGCCGAGCGGGTGCTGGCCGTAGCGGGCACCGCCCAAAAGAACCGGGCGCTGGAAGCCATGGCCCGGGCGCTGAAAGAGCGGGAGAGCGCTATCCTGGCCGAGAACCAGAAGGACCTGGCCGCCGCCCGGGAGAGCGGCATGAAGGCGTCGCTGCTGGACCGGCTGGCCCTCAGCCCCCAGCGCATCGACGGTATTGTGGAGGGGGTGCGGCAGGTGGCCGCGCTGCCCGACCCCATCGGCTGCGTCACCCGGATGGAGAAACGGCCCAACGGCCTGGTGATCGGCAAGCGCCGGGTGCCCCTGGGCGTCATCGGCATCATCTACGAGGCCCGGCCCAACGTCACTGTGGACGCCGCCGCCCTCTGCCTCAAGTCGGGCAACGCCGTCATCCTCCGGGGGGGCAAGGAGGCCTTCCGCTCCAACAGGGCCTTTGTGGCGGTCATGCGGGACGCTCTGGAGGCGGCGGGCCTGCCCCGGGACTGCGTGGCCCTGGTGGAGGACACCAGCCGGGCCAGCGCCCAGGAGCTCATGGGGCTCACCGGCTATCTGGACGTGCTCATCCCCCGGGGGGGCGCGGGCCTCATACGGACGGTGGTGGAAAACGCCAGGGTGCCGGTCATCGAGACCGGCGTGGGGGTGTGCCACGTCTATGTGGACGAGGAGGCCGACCTGGATATGGGGGCCCGGATCATTTACAACGCCAAGACCTCCCGCCCCTCGGTGTGCAACGCGGCCGAATGCCTGCTGGTCCACGCGCAGGCGGCGGAGGCCTTCCTGCCTAAGGCCAAGGCCCTGCTGGATCAGAAAAATGTGGAGCTGCGGGGCTGCCCCAGGACCTGCGCCATTCTGGGGGAGGGCGTCCAGCCCGCCTGTGAGGCGGACTGGGACACCGAGTTTGGCGACTACATCCTGGCCGTGAAGGTGGTGGAGGACGCCGGAGAGGCCATCGACTTCATCAACGCCCACGGTTCCGGCCACTCGGAGGCCATCGTCACCAACAATTATTTCACGGCCCAGCGGTTTTTAGACCAGGTGGACGCAGCGGCGGTCTATGTCAACGCCTCCACCCGATTCACCGACGGCTTTGAATTCGGTCTGGGGGCCGAAATCGGCATCTCCACCCAGAAGATGCACGCCAGGGGCCCCATGGGTCTGGAGGAGCTGACCTCCAGCAAGTACATCGTCTACGGCACCGGACAGGTGCGGGAATAA
- the proB gene encoding glutamate 5-kinase, producing MEESQSCLRVVVKVGTSTLTHDTGKLNLKNMEHLARTLADLEGMGHEMILVSSGAIAIGSTKLGQRERPTELRMKQAAAAVGQCTMMHVYDKLFGEYNRVVAQILLTGEDVDAPVRAEHLHNTFESLLELGVIPVVNENDSVSSAEIETGKCKVLGDNDTLSAMVARLCRADLLVLLSDIDGLYDDDPHQNPGARLIHRVDRVTPELRAVAGGAGTWRGTGGMTTKLNAAELAMKAGVDMVITNGARPEDLYGIVAGEDIGTRFVAQPEILKL from the coding sequence TTGGAAGAGAGCCAATCCTGCCTGCGGGTGGTGGTGAAGGTGGGCACCTCCACCCTGACCCACGACACCGGCAAGCTGAATTTGAAGAACATGGAGCATCTGGCCCGCACCCTGGCCGACCTGGAGGGCATGGGGCATGAGATGATTCTGGTGTCCTCCGGCGCCATCGCCATCGGCAGCACCAAGCTGGGCCAGCGGGAGCGGCCCACCGAGCTGCGGATGAAGCAGGCCGCAGCCGCCGTAGGCCAGTGCACCATGATGCACGTCTACGACAAGCTGTTCGGAGAGTATAACCGGGTGGTAGCCCAGATCCTGCTCACCGGCGAGGACGTGGACGCCCCGGTGCGGGCCGAGCATCTGCACAACACCTTTGAATCCCTGCTGGAGCTGGGGGTCATCCCGGTGGTGAACGAGAACGATTCGGTGTCCTCAGCGGAGATCGAGACAGGGAAGTGCAAGGTGCTGGGCGACAATGACACCCTGTCGGCCATGGTGGCCCGGCTGTGCCGGGCGGACCTGCTGGTCCTCCTCAGCGACATCGACGGCCTTTACGACGACGACCCCCACCAAAACCCCGGCGCCCGGCTCATCCACCGGGTGGACCGGGTGACGCCCGAGCTGCGGGCCGTGGCCGGGGGCGCGGGGACTTGGCGCGGCACCGGCGGCATGACCACCAAGCTCAACGCCGCGGAGCTGGCCATGAAGGCCGGCGTAGACATGGTCATCACCAACGGCGCCCGGCCGGAGGACCTGTACGGCATCGTGGCGGGGGAGGACATCGGGACCCGGTTCGTGGCTCAGCCGGAGATTCTGAAGCTGTAA